The region AGGTAGAGAGGAATATTGAATGAAAACCAGAGAAATGACATTCGAAATATTCGGAAACCACCTAGTGTCAGGCTGAAAGTTGTTGAAGGGTTATGGTTTGAAATTGTGATGTACATTTAGGTTTGACGTACTTTTTCATTATTAACATTCTTCTACTTGACAAACTGCGAAGATGTGCAATTTCAAGAATGACAACTTAGTGCGCGATTTTCAAATTAGAGTTGATGAGGAACCTGCCCTGTTCGAGGCTCGTTTTATGCATATTTCGAAGGTATACATGAatttgttaagttttttttattggttaattatttttttctatattgatttttattttcttgatgCAGCCATCCTTTAAGGGGGGGGAGCGTGGTGAAACATTGGGCCATACTAAACTTATCATCATCATTGAGCGTAGAAGTGATAGAAGAGTTTTCAGAATTGTATGTTTGCTTCTAGTATTTTAGAACATGAGGATTGCATTCTTaatactccatccgttccttattataagtcacattttttgaaaaaaaaaaattgttcgtaaatataagtcactttctaatatctaggtcacattaaatatttttttccaaattcaccctcatatttaatatgaaagagatgatgaacTTTTGGAATATTAACTTGAAGAGAGAAagtcataggaaagtaaataatgGTAAACTAGGAAAGTTAATCATttcctttacaaatttattactattaactacttttcttaatctaagagaattagttatttgtgactcaTATTTAGTAACAGAGGGAGTATTTGacagtttgttgtgttttttcTAGGGTCTCTCTTCAAACCCTTTAATAGCAACAAAAAAATGTAGATAAAAGAAGTATAAAAAAGAACTTCAGGATTTCCATGGGAGTTTTATGGCAAAATTTGATAAACTTGAgcaacaaaacatttttttttcttactgaccATTTTACCGGATGCTAGAGGATCTTACGgtaagtttattttaagttcaaaattcaaattgattgtaaatttcatttcatttaaaCTTATTTGTTCTGGCAGGTAAAATCTAATATATATGTCAAATGCATGTTTTGTACATGCTACTGTATTCCCAAACCAGAAAGAAAACTACTCAtggtttcaaaaacaaaaaagagtgCAAGTGTTTTGCTATTGTGTACCACACCCgtttctttcaaaaaataaaagataaactaCTAGAAGATTAAGAGTTAGTAATGGTTTGAATGTTCCAAAGTGTTTATAAAAACAATACTAATAACTAGCTCAGTGTTCTACTCTCTTGTTGTTTTACTCTTCTGCAAAGAAAATCTCCTTCCCCATTAAATggtttttccctttcttttaaACTTTACACTCAGTTCCTCCACATGAGTTTTATTCTCATTTACATTCATCCTTCATTATATTAAGCATGTCTATAATCTATATCAGTTTTACATATCCTGTTAATCATGTTTGTTTAAGTTTTTTAGTTTGACAGATCGTGCTGAACAATAGATCTGAGACGAGACATAATGTTGTTCGTAGTCGAGCTGAGTTTTCAGATATTTTTATATTCTCGTCCTAGCCGGTTAGCTTTAGCATTCAGTCAATTATGAGTCTATTGGGATGATCAGGGCAATGGTAGGGCAAGTGTCATTCAGGATGACCGGAATAGAGGTCATAAACACAGGATGACAGTAGCCGCGTCAGAGGTTTTTGAGAGAGAGCATAAGGTGTATTGAGAAAGAAACTATTAGGGTTCGAGTACTCATAAGTCAGTTAGTAAATTGGGGATTTCGTTTCCAGTATTAAATAAAGACTTATATAAACAAACACATTCAAGAGATTTTAGTTTAGTTGACAAGTGGAAGCAAGGTAAGTGCAACTCCTCCCAGGAGTCCCAGGATCGAATCCCCCTCTAGTCACAAATCTAATTTTACAATGAATTTTAACGCgaattagcgacggaaataTTGGTCACAAAAATAGCGACGAATTATTAATTGATGAATTTCTTAGAATAGCGATGAAACAGTTTGTCACAAACATTTCAGTCTCTAAATCGGTCACTACCCATTTAGATTTGGAGGGAGTAAAAAAAACCTTAATTCGGTCACAAAATCGGTCACAACTGTGACCGAAATAATTCGATTACTAAATCGGTCACTAAACGGCGAATTTCTGGCAGTGAAAGGTGTAATGCCAAATATTATGaatcatttaataaataaaatcaattcaAGATGCAGTGAAAGCGGTTCAGGATGAAAAAGTTAAAATCAACgtttgaatttgagatgagtaatGTTGTTCGCAGCTGAGACAAGATGTTCAAGTATTTGTATTTGGTCAATCATTTAAGCTCTGAAAGTTACACCGTTTGTGCATGATCAATTTGTTCATTCAAATATAGCcaccttttcaatttttcatcttGTTCTAGATTTCACACTTGTTtgtatttcttttttaaattttaatttagggGGAATGTTCTAGAGCGTCATCTCCTTCACATTTCCCTTTAAAATCACGTCATTCAGGCTTACCATTTTTCACGCTAAACTTTTGCATTCCAATCCATCCTCAAAATTTATGGGGAGTGGGCTCTTATTTGAGTTTAAGTTTCGCTGGTTGATCATCCACCTTCCATTCTCCATCCCTTATATGTTTTTCCTTTCTTATGTATATGCTCATCTTCTTTATTCTCTTTCCTTATTTTTAGTTACAATTGTTTAAATTCGTTTATTGGAGTAAAATGCGAGCAAGAGTAGTAATAGTAGTAACTCAACATAAAACTCACTATAGAGGTATCTCATTCCTTTCTCTAGACTATGGAACTACTTTCATTCATCTTGAAGGATTTAGAAAGACTTTCTAAAAAATTCCACCAATACTTAAGCAAAGAAATATCAGAAGAAGATTCGTTTGTAAAGGCACTCTATCTTATAGATTCTAGATCCCAACTTCATTGAAGGAAAAAAGATTGTGGTCCTGAGGCAGTCCATTGCAAGATCGTCCCATCGATCACGATGAACTCACGGTTCAGGAAGGTGAAGATAAAGGCATGACGAGTACTCAATAAAGACACACTTTACCTTCATGGCTCAGGCAGAGGGTCTTATGGACGGGTCAAGGGCAACCAAATTAAAGACTTGTTCATACTATGTCTTAATTAAGGCGAGTCATCTCACAAGGTAGTCCATTCTCCAAAGCGCATCCATGGGACCCGAAGAGCAAATGATCCATCGACATATTTTAGGGTGGACTTTAAACCCAGTGAACGATTTCCAATCCAATGAATGATTCATCCATACAACAAGTTGGACTCTCACTCTCTAAGCGGTCTACTTGTTGAGTCATTTATTACTTTGTAACCCTTTGTCTACGCTTGGGTCATTTTTGTCTAAGGCCCATGctttagggttagggttatgGTTATATTTTTCCTACTatacaagaaaaaaatattcattgtGATTAGGCATGTCCATTTGATATACTAAATGACAACTAGGTTTTGGAACATTAAGTTTGAAGGTGTTCCGGCCTAGTTGTGTCTTTCGTTTAAGCAACATGAACATATTGGGTGTACACGGGTGTTCTAAGGAGTAAATGTACATTTCAACGTAGGTCTAAGAAGGaagattgtttaaaaaaaattaaaaccaatACTTTAATTAGCCTTATGACAtatttcttaataagtgtgattgTCTAAAAAGGGTCATATAATTAGAGTCTGATGAAGTGTATGAATTTATTTCATAATAAAATATGGCATCTCAATGCAAAAAGGTTGTGTTGTTCGTGGATTAGATTGAGtcaattttgaaaagaaaaatcatctaattcaatctcaacaattttttattttatcaacaAATAGATTTGTCTCTAAATTTAAATCTAATCTGGTACAATCTAGTGGTTTGGAGTGGAATGAACTTTTTATTTTAGTATAACTTTTCTCCTTTGAAGTTGTAGTGTATAAATCCTTAAAATGCGATCAATACAACGATAAATAATCTATAGCTTCAAAATTATAACACAatcaaaaaatttataaattataattacatGTGATCACCTCGATGCATATTCGTTCAAATAATTACTTAAAACTCTTTTTactcaaatatatttttataaataagcaCATGTCATATGAAAATTATGTAAGTATGAATAGTATGATATGTGCATAAATAAAATTCTATATATTTGCAAATATTCGATTTATATTCGATTAgttcaattttaaaaatcaaaattgaattcCAAATCTAATCTGATCCAATAAAAAGTTttgaattttctgatttttggttttttaggtATTTGGTCTGATTGGATTTTGGTTTTAGGATTGTGTTCTTCCTGAAGTAAAAGAACGGAGTTCTCCTTGGTCTCTGCGGCGGAGCAAGGCCAAGAGTGGCTTTGAGTGTTGGTGGTGCTAGTCCATAACGTAGGGTGTACTTGTAGAAAACACTCCAACACTCAGGTTAGTGAGGCAGAATGGAGAGAATCCCTGAGTATTAAGAATGCTAGAATGAATAACATGTCATGTAAATGAACGACCACATATGTATTTATAGGATCAGGGCTTTAGGCACCTATGCAAATGTATGTGAAGTTTCCATGCAGGAGCTTCTGAGCGTATGGTTGGATCTAGCTGGGCCTCTTTGCTTTCTTGAGTGTATCTCAACCTTCATGCGACCGCTAGGACACTTGCTGGGATGAGATTTTCTTTTATTGAGTCATCCAGCTTGCCCTTATGACATTCGCCTAAGTACAAATCATTTGGGTCGACTTAGAAGTCGACCGAAACAATTTAGTTTTTCAGCTTTTGTTAGATTTGGTTTGTTGTGAACACCCCTACAAAAACGTACGAAACTACTCAATTTTTAAACAGGTAAAAAAAATCACCTTTGACTAATTTGTtttaattatacttttttatttaacCTTGTTATTAAGCGGAGCACAAGGTGACACGACATCTACGTGGCGCACACATGGATATCTACTTTACATATTAAAGGTCAAGCACACTCGGTTAGTTTTTAGATGTCCCTCTAGCGAAAAGAGTGCGGTCTATTTGAttacagtttttgaaaactaaTTTCTATTTTAGATGTTCGTCTAACAaacccttaattttttttacattttaagGACCCAAATCACACATTTTAAACATATTCAGGGATCAACATTGCAAAATCATAATAGATGAAGAACGAAAAGTGAAATTATGAAAAAGAAATGGTTTGATAAACCCAGAGAAATGAAACCAGGCAAAGTTCCACACAAAGGAGGGGCATTATCAATTCATGTCTCCCGCCACGGCCACTCTGGCGCTAGCGCCACCATTATCCCTCGCCGCGAGTTCGGAGGCGCGTCCTCCACGGCGGACCACCACCGTACGAGCCAACAAGAAGCAAACGCAGGGCGTCGTCGGTTTCGGCGGCGGGAAGAAGGAAACATCCTGGAACTGCGTGGAAGGTTGTGGAGCCTGCTGTAAGCTCCAAAAGGGTCCTTCGTTTCTCGCCCCAGAAGAAATTTTCACCGACCCTTCACATGTTGAGGTCCATTTCGCACTTTCTCATGAAATTTCCACCCTGCAAGCTTACTATGTAGATTAAGCTATGAACATTTTGTTTGTTGTGTGTATAGTGAATGATTTGTTTGTTTGTCTTTGACTGAAATTGTCTTTGTGATTGATGAATTTCAGCAATATAAAAGCTTGATTGGTCCTGATGGATGGTGTATTCATTATGAAAAGAGTACCAGGAAATGCTCCATTTACTCTGGTCATtatctcactctcactctcagttTTGAATGTTTTATAGTGGGAATGCTAATAGCTTTGGAGTTTAACTTGTCCTGTTTGTTTTATAGAGCGTCCATATTTTTGTCGTGTGCAGCCAGAGGTATTCAAATCTTTGTATGAAATTAAAGAGAAGAGGTTTAACCAGGAGGCCTGCAGGTGCATCTTTCTTCCCACTTACTTTTTAATTTAGTATGGTTTCAGGTGCAGGTTTTGGATCTGCGTTTAAACCTCTTAGAATCACTTATCATCTCACGAAAGCTGTGATAGTGTGTTTAGATCAGCGTTAGCAGAAATGATTAAGGGCAGAATTGATTCTATAAAAATTATGTATGCTAAAAGTGAGTTAAAATGATGATTTATGAAAAAGTGGTTTTTGTTGGGTAATGTTTTGAAATTCAGTCATAAAATCTCAGAATTGATTGTGTTTAATGCAAAAGTGAGTATTTGTTGTGGCAAGTGGATCAATTTTACTGACACTACAAACTATCATGTCGACTGGTTAGAATTGATGTTAACCTAGTAGAATTGATTCTATAAAGTTAATATTTTTCCAAGCATACTCTTTGTTGTTTCTCTCATAATTATTTCTGCCTCCAACCTGTTAAACCACAGGTTTCCATACACACACTCAGCTGAACTGAAATCTGAAATTGTTTCCTGAAAAAAGAAGAATCAATTTGTTTGGT is a window of Lotus japonicus ecotype B-129 chromosome 5, LjGifu_v1.2 DNA encoding:
- the LOC130721206 gene encoding uncharacterized protein LOC130721206; this encodes MSPATATLALAPPLSLAASSEARPPRRTTTVRANKKQTQGVVGFGGGKKETSWNCVEGCGACCKLQKGPSFLAPEEIFTDPSHVEQYKSLIGPDGWCIHYEKSTRKCSIYSERPYFCRVQPEVFKSLYEIKEKRFNQEACRFCQDTIKSIYGSNSKELSNFNKSVRSSSS